Proteins encoded together in one Bacteroides zoogleoformans window:
- a CDS encoding V-type ATP synthase subunit A: MATKGTVSGVIANMVTLVVDGPVAQNEICYISTGGDRLMAEVIKVVGTQVYVQVFESTRGLKVGAEAEFTGHMLEVTLGPGMLSKNYDGLQNDLDKMDGVFLKRGQYTYPLDKASKWHFVPLVKVGDKVEAAAWLGQVNENFQPLKIMVPFEQKGVCTVKSIVAEGDYTIEDTVAVLTDEEGNDIQVNMIQKWPVKRAMTSYKEKPRPFKLLETGVRVIDTANPIVEGGTGFIPGPFGTGKTVLQHAISKQAEADIVIIAACGERANEVVEIFTEFPELVDPHTGRKLMERTIIIANTSNMPVAAREASVYTAMTIAEYYRSMGLKVLLMADSTSRWAQALREMSNRMEELPGPDAFPMDLSSIISNFYGRAGYVTLNNGETGSITFIGTVSPAGGNLKEPVTENTKKVARCFYALEQDRADKKRYPAVNPIDSYSKYIEYPEFADYISKRINGEWIGKVNEVKTRLQRGKEIAEQINILGDDGVPVEYHVTFWKSELIDFVILQQDAFDEIDAVTPMDRQEEILNMVINICHTEFKFDNFNEVMDYFKKMINICKQMNYSKFKSEAYDGFYKQLSELIEERRA, from the coding sequence ATGGCAACAAAAGGAACTGTAAGTGGCGTAATAGCCAACATGGTGACCCTCGTCGTTGACGGACCGGTAGCGCAAAACGAGATTTGCTATATCTCGACCGGTGGAGACAGGTTGATGGCGGAGGTGATTAAGGTGGTAGGCACCCAGGTTTATGTACAGGTGTTTGAAAGCACCCGCGGACTAAAGGTGGGAGCCGAGGCCGAGTTTACCGGACACATGCTCGAAGTGACGCTGGGGCCGGGTATGCTTTCAAAGAATTATGATGGTCTGCAGAACGACCTAGACAAAATGGATGGCGTTTTCCTGAAACGCGGACAATACACCTATCCGCTGGATAAAGCAAGCAAATGGCATTTTGTCCCTTTGGTGAAGGTGGGCGACAAGGTAGAAGCTGCCGCTTGGCTGGGGCAAGTGAATGAAAATTTCCAGCCGTTGAAAATCATGGTGCCTTTTGAACAAAAGGGTGTATGTACTGTGAAGTCCATTGTAGCAGAAGGTGACTACACCATTGAAGATACTGTTGCGGTGCTGACCGATGAAGAAGGCAACGACATCCAAGTGAACATGATACAGAAATGGCCCGTGAAGCGTGCCATGACGAGCTATAAAGAAAAGCCCCGTCCTTTCAAATTGTTGGAAACCGGAGTACGTGTCATCGATACGGCCAATCCGATAGTGGAAGGAGGTACGGGATTTATTCCCGGTCCGTTCGGTACAGGCAAGACGGTGCTTCAGCATGCCATTTCCAAGCAGGCGGAGGCGGATATCGTTATCATAGCGGCTTGCGGAGAGCGTGCCAACGAGGTGGTGGAAATCTTTACGGAATTTCCCGAGCTGGTAGACCCGCACACCGGACGTAAACTGATGGAGCGTACCATTATCATTGCCAATACCTCGAACATGCCGGTTGCCGCGCGTGAAGCATCTGTCTACACGGCCATGACGATTGCCGAATATTATCGCAGCATGGGATTGAAGGTATTGCTGATGGCCGATTCCACATCGCGTTGGGCACAGGCATTGCGCGAGATGTCCAACCGTATGGAAGAACTTCCCGGACCCGATGCTTTCCCGATGGACTTGTCATCCATCATATCCAACTTCTACGGTCGTGCCGGTTATGTGACGTTGAACAACGGCGAGACGGGTTCCATTACATTCATCGGTACGGTATCTCCCGCCGGCGGTAACTTGAAGGAGCCGGTAACCGAGAATACAAAAAAGGTGGCCCGTTGTTTCTATGCCCTTGAGCAAGACCGTGCCGACAAAAAACGTTATCCGGCGGTTAACCCGATTGATTCTTATTCTAAATACATTGAATATCCCGAATTCGCGGACTACATCAGCAAGCGCATCAACGGCGAGTGGATTGGAAAGGTAAATGAAGTCAAGACCCGTTTGCAGCGGGGTAAGGAGATTGCAGAGCAAATCAACATTCTGGGTGATGACGGTGTGCCTGTAGAGTATCACGTGACGTTCTGGAAATCGGAATTGATAGACTTCGTTATCTTGCAGCAAGACGCTTTCGACGAGATTGATGCCGTGACTCCAATGGATCGTCAGGAAGAAATTCTGAATATGGTGATAAACATCTGTCATACTGAATTTAAGTTTGATAACTTCAATGAGGTGATGGACTACTTCAAGAAGATGATTAACATCTGCAAGCAGATGAACTACTCGAAGTTCAAGTCTGAAGCTTACGATGGCTTTTACAAGCAGTTGTCGGAACTGATTGAAGAGCGTAGAGCTTGA
- a CDS encoding DUF2764 family protein, with product MSKYYYLIAGLPELSLEDSKLSYTVADFKTEFYPYLSDKDKKTINLFYLKFDNANVLKLLKDKEAAIDPRGNYAAGELTEYISRLKEGDELPDGVFPSYLCAFISEYFSMPAGGNGVLYENRLAALYYAYAMKCKNRFVASWFTFNLTVNNVLTALTARKFKMEVAPLIVGDTEVCEALRTSNARDFGLGSEVEYLEQLVKISETNELVEREKKIDQLRWDWMEEATVFDYFTVERLFVFLQQLEMIERWISLDKEKGNRLFRSMIAALKDEVQIPAEFR from the coding sequence ATGAGTAAATACTATTACTTGATAGCCGGTTTGCCCGAACTTTCTCTGGAAGATAGTAAACTGAGCTATACGGTAGCAGATTTTAAGACGGAATTCTATCCCTATTTGTCGGATAAAGATAAAAAAACAATCAATTTGTTTTATTTGAAGTTCGACAATGCGAATGTCTTGAAACTGTTGAAGGATAAAGAGGCTGCCATTGATCCTCGCGGAAACTATGCTGCCGGGGAATTGACGGAGTATATCTCTCGATTGAAAGAGGGTGATGAACTGCCCGATGGTGTCTTCCCTTCCTATCTGTGTGCTTTTATCTCTGAATATTTCAGTATGCCTGCCGGCGGAAATGGTGTCTTGTATGAGAACCGTCTGGCTGCGCTTTATTATGCCTATGCAATGAAGTGTAAGAATCGTTTTGTAGCTTCATGGTTTACTTTCAATCTTACCGTGAACAATGTATTGACAGCACTTACGGCTCGAAAGTTCAAGATGGAGGTTGCCCCGCTTATTGTGGGTGATACGGAGGTGTGCGAAGCGTTGCGAACTTCGAATGCGCGTGATTTCGGCTTGGGCAGTGAGGTGGAATATTTGGAGCAGTTGGTGAAAATCAGTGAAACGAATGAGTTGGTGGAACGGGAAAAGAAGATAGACCAACTCCGTTGGGATTGGATGGAAGAAGCTACCGTTTTCGACTATTTCACGGTAGAACGTCTGTTCGTCTTCCTGCAACAGCTGGAGATGATTGAGCGTTGGATTTCATTGGACAAAGAAAAGGGTAACCGATTGTTTCGCAGCATGATTGCTGCTTTGAAAGACGAAGTACAGATACCCGCAGAATTCAGATAA
- a CDS encoding RNA polymerase sigma factor: MKKKKENSRSDTLKDNFEKLFKENYSSLYYYALHFIPDSEICKDLVSDTFYFVWENIKTLRMETAKVYMYTHLQRLCIDYLRRLGMIVGKTESYLAMLREWNENDWKESEERIQNIMRLIEQMPTLTRTIMEQCYIYKKKYIEVAEMTGLSESGVRKHVMKGLNIIRQYFSVKYKKRQ; the protein is encoded by the coding sequence ATGAAGAAAAAAAAAGAGAACAGTCGGTCAGATACTTTGAAAGATAATTTCGAGAAACTTTTCAAAGAAAATTATTCCAGTCTTTATTATTATGCCCTTCATTTTATTCCTGATAGTGAAATTTGTAAAGATTTAGTAAGTGATACATTTTATTTTGTGTGGGAAAATATTAAAACTTTACGTATGGAAACTGCAAAAGTTTATATGTATACTCATCTTCAACGACTTTGCATTGATTATCTTCGCCGTTTAGGTATGATAGTCGGTAAAACAGAATCATATCTTGCAATGCTTCGGGAGTGGAATGAGAATGATTGGAAGGAAAGCGAAGAGCGCATTCAGAATATTATGCGTTTAATAGAGCAGATGCCCACACTTACGCGGACAATAATGGAACAATGTTATATATATAAGAAGAAATACATAGAGGTAGCCGAAATGACAGGACTTTCGGAAAGCGGTGTACGCAAGCATGTGATGAAAGGATTAAATATTATCAGACAGTATTTTTCCGTTAAATATAAAAAACGGCAGTGA
- a CDS encoding FecR family protein — MNDSNNKEEKNGKEVYQTPEEILHYECEQALLRHHFKEPSVNDEWKKFQHSIPSNLLSVVHKKKLLTHYIISGISVAAMILGAVFLALPNHNAQGVKGSQEMKVLIASASENQQVVLEESENAASEEQTVVINNTIPHIERQGAVLSVREADYTHVNVKKIRHNIVSIPRGKVYKILLNDGTEVWLNADSRFSFPSRFSGKNRVVTLDGEAYFKVAPDEHKPFIITTDKMTTQVLGTEFNIKAYKESEAHVTLVRGSVCVRLPHKKEEVILTPGDDIVCTENGYQVRKIDTSYYSQWMEGYFYYDDVSLTDILRDLARWYNLSIEIEQEPSLINLRLHFIAERSDNIEQVIENLNTYEYFSVIKRENRLIVKWNYNAIQ, encoded by the coding sequence ATGAATGATTCAAATAATAAAGAAGAAAAGAATGGTAAAGAAGTATATCAGACACCGGAAGAGATTTTACATTACGAATGTGAACAGGCATTATTGCGCCACCATTTCAAGGAGCCTTCTGTCAATGATGAGTGGAAGAAGTTTCAACATTCGATACCATCGAATCTATTGAGTGTCGTACATAAAAAGAAGCTTCTTACCCATTATATTATCAGTGGCATTTCGGTAGCCGCAATGATATTAGGGGCCGTTTTCCTTGCTTTGCCTAATCATAATGCACAAGGAGTGAAAGGTAGCCAAGAAATGAAAGTATTGATAGCTTCAGCATCTGAAAATCAGCAAGTTGTTTTGGAGGAATCGGAGAACGCTGCGTCAGAAGAACAGACAGTGGTAATTAATAATACGATTCCACATATAGAACGGCAAGGTGCCGTTTTGTCGGTAAGAGAAGCCGATTACACCCATGTAAATGTCAAGAAGATTCGTCATAACATAGTTTCCATACCTCGGGGCAAAGTCTATAAGATACTTTTAAACGACGGTACAGAAGTTTGGCTTAATGCAGACAGCCGCTTCTCTTTCCCCTCCCGTTTTTCCGGGAAAAATCGTGTCGTGACACTTGACGGAGAGGCTTATTTCAAAGTAGCGCCCGATGAGCACAAGCCTTTTATTATTACTACTGATAAAATGACAACGCAAGTATTAGGAACAGAATTTAATATCAAAGCTTATAAAGAATCAGAAGCCCATGTGACGTTGGTACGTGGTTCAGTATGCGTGCGATTGCCGCATAAAAAAGAGGAAGTGATCCTAACTCCCGGTGATGACATTGTTTGCACCGAGAATGGTTACCAAGTGAGAAAAATCGACACAAGTTACTATAGTCAGTGGATGGAAGGTTATTTTTATTATGATGATGTATCCCTTACCGATATTTTACGCGATCTCGCGCGCTGGTATAATCTTTCTATTGAGATAGAGCAGGAGCCTTCGCTTATAAATCTGCGACTGCACTTTATTGCCGAACGGAGTGATAATATAGAGCAAGTGATTGAGAACTTGAATACTTATGAATATTTTTCTGTTATAAAAAGAGAGAACAGGTTAATAGTAAAATGGAACTATAATGCAATCCAATAA
- a CDS encoding SusC/RagA family TonB-linked outer membrane protein codes for MKNFYCLKAFHKCFLFFLLFFFSGSIGSGSALAQSVSQKIDLVCHNELMPSVLKKLEQETKFKFLFTYNELQHFKVTVEIKSKTIDEVMNAILASYPLTYKINGIYVTVSALQKTKQRRIKGRVVDIDGIPLPGVNILTNDISVAGVSDGDGNFDILIPDSKEIKEVRFSYIGMKTVSVPFAEKLFFISMKDDTQLVDEVVVNGIFERKKESFTGATTVIRKEELMRNGSQNLLQNLKNIDPAFKIVENMDLGSNPNAMPEIRMRGQQSMPDLKGTYNGNPNLPLFILDGFESDITAVYDLDMNRVETIVLLKDAAAKAIYGSKAANGVVVIETRKPEAGKLRITYKGDLNLTIPDLTGYNLCNAREKFEVDKAHGVYSDPWFWEQYLNNIQSEIARGVDTDWLAQPLRTGVGHRHSVYLEGGDERLRYGVNLLYNDIKGIMKDSGRKTFTGGFILSYRYKNLLFRNQFNTTLNHADDSPYGSFSEYAELNPYWTPYDKNGNLKQIAGSTGGGGLVGVTKGNPLWNAAIGTRNFGKYTNLTNNFYIEWQLVESLKLTGRLGLSKTFNRREDFYPASHTSFLGYSEERSFDKGSYSKADGESSSISADLTANYSLFLNKNHLFFNAGWNMQQNQSETTKFKIIGFPNDRINFIASGLKPDPNQPFSGSESIGRSISLLSAMNYSYDDRYLADLSYRASASSLFGKENRWGHFWAVGAGWNLHKEPFMKEATWLKQFKVRASTGYTGAQNFSSYQALATFGYYQTQAYDNWIGSYLMTLPNDNLKWQKTQDYNVGVDINLFNRLNIRYDYYIQKTEDQLLSLTVPPSMGFLSYMENLGSTENKGMELKLNAHLLYNPAENRYLSAFFSIAKNSNKLKKISNALKNYNDEVDGKIVAGKTNKPQLHFIEGESMNAIWAVRSLGIDPATGDELYLTKDGKTTTEWRAENQIVCGDAMPKCTGTFGLNLDYKGIFMNMSFFYQLGGQMYNQTLVNRVENAYVGLNVDKRIYDAVWKQPGDIVDFSYSPYKTTKPSSRFIQDLNELRFSILNVGYDFRHTAFLNRLKLAQLKISFYMNDIFRASTVKVERGLDYPFARTYSISLQATF; via the coding sequence ATGAAAAATTTTTATTGTTTGAAGGCCTTCCACAAATGTTTTTTATTCTTCTTGCTCTTCTTTTTCAGTGGGAGTATTGGGAGTGGAAGTGCGTTAGCACAAAGTGTTTCACAGAAAATAGATTTGGTATGTCACAATGAGCTTATGCCATCTGTGCTAAAAAAGCTGGAGCAAGAAACTAAATTCAAATTTCTGTTTACGTATAACGAACTCCAACATTTTAAGGTTACAGTTGAGATTAAATCGAAAACGATAGATGAGGTGATGAACGCTATTTTAGCCTCTTATCCGCTAACTTATAAGATTAATGGAATATATGTCACAGTTTCAGCTTTGCAGAAAACGAAGCAGAGGCGCATAAAGGGGCGTGTCGTGGACATTGACGGAATTCCTCTACCCGGTGTCAATATTCTTACCAATGACATTTCTGTGGCAGGGGTCAGTGACGGAGATGGAAATTTTGACATTTTAATTCCCGATAGTAAAGAAATTAAGGAAGTGAGATTTTCTTATATCGGAATGAAAACCGTATCTGTACCTTTCGCAGAAAAGCTTTTTTTTATTTCCATGAAAGATGATACGCAACTTGTAGATGAGGTAGTTGTCAACGGTATATTTGAACGTAAAAAAGAGAGTTTCACAGGTGCTACCACTGTTATTAGAAAAGAAGAATTGATGCGGAATGGCAGTCAAAACTTATTGCAAAATTTAAAGAATATAGATCCTGCCTTCAAGATTGTAGAGAATATGGATTTAGGCTCCAATCCGAATGCCATGCCCGAAATCAGAATGCGTGGGCAGCAGTCAATGCCCGATTTGAAAGGGACATATAACGGGAATCCTAACTTGCCGCTATTTATATTAGATGGCTTTGAATCGGATATTACAGCTGTTTACGACTTAGACATGAACCGTGTAGAAACTATTGTTTTGTTGAAAGACGCTGCCGCAAAAGCAATTTATGGCTCCAAAGCGGCCAATGGAGTGGTGGTCATAGAAACCCGTAAGCCCGAAGCCGGTAAATTGAGAATCACTTATAAAGGAGATTTGAACCTGACAATCCCGGATTTGACAGGATATAACCTTTGCAATGCCCGTGAGAAGTTTGAAGTAGACAAAGCACACGGTGTGTATTCCGACCCGTGGTTTTGGGAACAATATTTGAATAATATACAATCGGAAATAGCACGTGGCGTAGATACCGATTGGTTGGCACAACCCCTACGTACGGGAGTCGGACATCGACACTCGGTTTACTTGGAAGGAGGCGACGAACGCCTTCGGTATGGCGTAAATTTACTTTACAACGACATCAAGGGGATTATGAAAGATTCCGGTCGTAAAACGTTTACCGGAGGTTTTATTCTCTCCTATCGTTATAAAAATTTATTATTTCGTAATCAATTCAATACCACTTTGAATCATGCAGACGACTCTCCTTATGGTTCTTTTTCCGAATATGCAGAGTTGAATCCATACTGGACACCATATGATAAGAATGGCAATTTGAAGCAAATTGCCGGTTCGACAGGCGGTGGAGGTTTGGTAGGTGTTACTAAAGGAAATCCGTTGTGGAATGCGGCTATCGGTACAAGAAACTTTGGTAAATACACAAATCTGACTAATAATTTTTATATCGAGTGGCAGTTGGTCGAGTCATTGAAATTGACGGGACGTCTGGGGTTGTCGAAAACATTCAACAGACGGGAGGATTTTTATCCAGCTTCCCACACATCTTTTTTAGGCTATTCGGAAGAACGTTCTTTTGACAAGGGAAGTTATAGTAAAGCCGATGGAGAGAGTAGTTCCATATCAGCCGACCTAACGGCAAATTATTCTTTATTCTTGAACAAAAACCACTTATTCTTCAATGCAGGCTGGAATATGCAGCAGAATCAGTCAGAAACCACTAAATTTAAAATCATAGGTTTTCCCAATGACCGTATCAATTTCATTGCTTCCGGTCTGAAACCGGATCCCAATCAACCATTTTCCGGAAGCGAAAGTATCGGTCGATCAATTAGTCTGCTATCGGCAATGAACTATTCATATGATGATCGTTATTTGGCAGATCTCTCTTATCGTGCCAGCGCCTCTTCTCTTTTTGGAAAAGAAAACCGGTGGGGACATTTTTGGGCTGTAGGCGCAGGGTGGAATTTACATAAAGAACCCTTCATGAAAGAGGCTACTTGGTTGAAGCAATTTAAAGTAAGAGCTTCTACAGGCTATACGGGAGCACAAAACTTCAGTTCTTATCAGGCGTTGGCCACTTTTGGATATTATCAAACGCAAGCTTATGATAATTGGATAGGTTCTTACCTGATGACTTTGCCCAACGACAACTTGAAATGGCAGAAAACCCAAGATTATAATGTCGGAGTTGATATCAACCTCTTCAACCGTCTGAATATTCGTTACGATTACTATATACAGAAGACCGAAGATCAGCTTTTGTCACTTACAGTTCCGCCTTCTATGGGATTTCTTAGCTATATGGAGAATTTGGGAAGTACTGAAAATAAAGGCATGGAATTGAAGCTGAATGCGCACCTTCTATATAATCCGGCAGAAAATCGTTACTTAAGCGCATTTTTCTCTATTGCCAAAAATTCGAATAAACTAAAAAAAATATCGAATGCCTTGAAAAACTATAATGATGAAGTAGATGGCAAAATTGTAGCCGGTAAAACGAATAAGCCTCAGCTTCATTTTATCGAAGGAGAATCCATGAATGCCATTTGGGCTGTACGTTCATTGGGCATCGATCCGGCCACAGGAGATGAATTATACCTGACTAAGGATGGAAAAACAACAACGGAATGGAGAGCGGAAAACCAAATAGTGTGTGGAGACGCTATGCCGAAATGTACAGGAACTTTCGGATTAAACTTAGATTATAAAGGAATCTTCATGAATATGTCTTTCTTTTATCAGCTGGGTGGACAAATGTATAATCAGACATTGGTAAACCGCGTGGAAAACGCCTATGTAGGTCTGAACGTAGATAAGCGTATATACGATGCCGTTTGGAAGCAACCGGGCGATATCGTCGATTTTTCTTATAGCCCTTATAAGACGACCAAACCAAGCTCCCGATTTATTCAGGACTTGAATGAACTGCGTTTTTCTATATTGAATGTCGGCTATGATTTTCGTCATACAGCTTTTCTGAACCGGCTTAAACTCGCACAATTGAAAATCAGTTTCTATATGAACGATATTTTCCGTGCATCTACCGTAAAAGTGGAAAGAGGATTGGATTATCCGTTTGCCCGCACTTACTCGATTTCTTTACAGGCAACTTTTTAA
- a CDS encoding RagB/SusD family nutrient uptake outer membrane protein, whose translation MMTKTQKIRRTLGMLLLSLLSISCQDWLDVSPKSEVKYDDLFSYKNGFKDQLTGIYTALCSENLYGANLSFGMADALGQQYVWKQEAGTYYHLHRFEYENTTSRGVIDNVWSSMYNVIANINILLQGIDEHRGVLSEAEEKVYEGEAYALRAFLHFDLLRWFGKSYANGAGEKAIPYVKGVSKEVTPLSTVSETIELVIEDLKRALELLATDPIKTNDSVMNFLGTRDFHLNYYAVCALMARAYLYKDDKANALRCAREVIESNKYPWVVSSNVTTNTRETRDGIFKTECIFMLNNTRLKSLTERYLKEGESNTVGNLLIMSPEVCAEIFETGQYGFDWRYNYYFETLSSYYLGSTKLWQLSSNYNNRQPMLRISEMWLIAAECAVSKKDAVNCINTLRKHRGFDEGSMLTEGGTTDMMLKTIIGKEYRKEFIGEGQWFLYCKRLDIEEIPDVTVPFSKGFYVLPMPDQEKEYGNRK comes from the coding sequence ATGATGACAAAAACACAAAAAATAAGAAGAACGCTTGGAATGTTGCTCTTATCTTTGCTAAGCATTTCGTGTCAGGACTGGTTAGACGTCAGTCCGAAGTCTGAAGTGAAATATGATGATTTGTTCAGCTATAAAAATGGATTTAAAGACCAGTTGACAGGAATCTATACTGCGCTTTGTTCTGAAAATCTATATGGGGCAAACCTTTCTTTTGGTATGGCAGATGCTTTGGGACAACAATATGTATGGAAGCAAGAGGCAGGTACATACTATCATCTGCATCGATTTGAGTACGAGAATACCACCAGCCGTGGAGTAATCGACAATGTGTGGAGCAGTATGTATAATGTGATTGCCAATATTAATATCCTGTTGCAAGGCATTGATGAACACCGGGGAGTTCTGTCAGAAGCAGAAGAAAAAGTTTATGAAGGTGAAGCCTATGCTTTGCGTGCCTTTCTGCATTTCGATCTGCTTCGGTGGTTTGGCAAGAGTTATGCGAACGGTGCCGGTGAGAAGGCTATTCCGTATGTGAAAGGAGTATCAAAGGAGGTCACTCCATTATCTACAGTTTCCGAGACTATTGAGCTGGTGATTGAAGATTTGAAGCGCGCATTGGAGCTATTGGCGACAGACCCCATAAAAACAAATGACTCTGTCATGAATTTTTTGGGTACACGTGATTTTCATCTCAATTACTATGCAGTTTGTGCATTGATGGCTCGTGCCTATCTTTATAAAGATGATAAAGCTAACGCGTTGCGATGTGCCCGTGAAGTCATCGAATCGAACAAATATCCTTGGGTGGTAAGTAGTAATGTTACCACCAATACACGCGAAACACGTGACGGGATTTTTAAAACGGAGTGTATTTTCATGCTCAATAATACAAGATTGAAATCGCTGACGGAAAGATATTTGAAGGAAGGGGAAAGTAACACTGTAGGAAATTTGCTTATCATGTCTCCGGAGGTATGTGCAGAAATATTCGAAACCGGCCAGTATGGCTTTGATTGGCGATACAACTATTACTTTGAGACATTGTCGAGTTATTATCTTGGCAGTACTAAGTTGTGGCAGCTTTCTTCTAACTATAACAATCGCCAACCAATGCTCAGGATCAGTGAGATGTGGTTGATTGCAGCAGAATGCGCAGTCTCGAAAAAAGATGCCGTGAACTGTATCAACACATTGCGTAAGCATAGAGGATTTGACGAAGGAAGTATGTTGACCGAAGGCGGGACAACTGATATGATGTTGAAAACTATTATCGGAAAAGAATACCGAAAAGAGTTTATCGGAGAGGGACAATGGTTTTTATATTGCAAGCGGTTGGATATTGAGGAGATACCTGATGTAACGGTCCCTTTCAGCAAGGGATTTTATGTACTTCCAATGCCTGATCAGGAGAAAGAATATGGTAATAGAAAATAA
- a CDS encoding DUF4843 domain-containing protein, with the protein MKRFGYTIGLSLLLMISCTKDNYLRYDTNVASLRFVYSPAGKDSTVYSFGLHPGVEEDIVEIAFKLIGVSSSEPREVAVEVVKEKTTAIENNDFVIEPCKLPTDAIAGSVKIKVRKNKSLDGESKVVALRLCANNYFSEGPVNESTFKVVITNDLAEPAGWIFNEYSRVKHQFVILHTGVAMNYNQWSTSEQIYWKGVLINALYEYNKAHPGEPLTDENGLVVTF; encoded by the coding sequence ATGAAACGATTCGGTTATACGATAGGGTTATCTCTGTTGTTGATGATAAGTTGTACCAAAGACAACTACTTACGATATGACACAAATGTAGCTTCTTTACGATTTGTCTATTCTCCGGCAGGGAAAGACAGCACGGTTTACTCTTTTGGGCTACATCCGGGAGTAGAAGAGGATATAGTAGAAATAGCGTTCAAACTAATAGGAGTAAGTTCTTCCGAACCCAGAGAAGTTGCCGTGGAAGTTGTAAAGGAGAAAACAACGGCTATAGAGAACAATGACTTTGTGATTGAGCCATGCAAATTGCCGACAGATGCAATTGCCGGTAGTGTAAAAATAAAAGTACGGAAAAACAAGAGCTTAGATGGAGAAAGTAAGGTTGTCGCTCTGCGTTTATGCGCCAACAATTACTTCTCAGAGGGTCCAGTCAACGAATCGACATTCAAGGTTGTAATAACCAATGATTTGGCAGAACCTGCGGGATGGATTTTCAACGAATACAGTCGCGTAAAGCATCAATTCGTTATTTTACATACAGGGGTTGCCATGAATTATAACCAATGGAGCACTTCGGAACAGATTTATTGGAAGGGCGTATTGATTAATGCTCTTTATGAATATAATAAAGCACATCCGGGAGAACCCTTGACTGATGAAAACGGTTTAGTGGTAACCTTCTAA